The Desulfobulbaceae bacterium genomic sequence CGGCGCTTAAACCAGATAAGCCACCACCAATGATTACCACGTCATACTTCATTTCCATCGCAATTTTCCTTGTCAGCTTTTCTCACAACTGCTATTTACTCTTCAGCCAGGGAATGGCAGGGGCCTTCCACTTGCTCTCAATAATCAATCACCCGGTTCCTTCGCACCCACCACAGCGCCACGACATATCCTGAAAAACCAAGCAAGGATACCACTCATTCGATTATACTCTTGCGGTCATTCGCAGATCAATTTATGATATGCCCGTGAAAAATTTCCCCATTGACACCTCAAAGAAAATTCTCATTCTGTCCTATTCCTTCAGCGGCCAGACCAGTGGACTTCTACGTCAACTTCAGACTACCCTGCAACAGGAAGGACACGAAGTCGTCAAGGAACGAATCATTCCGGTGACACCGTTGAAGTTCCCAACCGGGTCGTTCAGCTCCTGCTTCAAAATGATGCTCACCACCTTCATTAGACAGCGAGTGCCGATCCTCCCTCTGCCATCGACCTGCTTTGAGTATTATGATCTGATCCTGCTCGGAGGCCCCACATGGTCATACAACCCCAGCGGACCTGTTCTCGAGCTGCTTGATCGGAATGGCCGCGCCCTGTTCAAGGGACAGACCGTGCTGCCTGTTATCTCCTGCCGTGGGTACTGGCGTCTCCACTACTACGGACTCACCCACATATTAAAACGTTGCGGTGCGCGCATTCCCAACCGCATCATCTTCTCACATCCTAACGAAGAGCCTTGGCGTACCCTCGGTGTGTTTCTGAAAATTGCCGGCAAATCTCCATAACGCTGGCCCATTCTACACCGCTGTTATCCACACTTTGGTCACTCCAAGGAACAACAGGAAGAAGCCGCAAACTTTGGAACCATCCTCGGAAAGGCATTACGAGTGGGCATCCCGCTATCCACCCTGGAATTCAAAACTGATTTAGCCTTACCCTGAACTAACGAGATAAGAGATCTAAGGGACTCGGAAATTACCAATTTACCTGGATCGCGCCCTGATCTGGGTCAGATTTGGTTGCACCGATTGAACAAAACCGCAGGCGTAGCAGCGCTACGTCGAGGATTTTGTGATTGAGGTGCGACCAAAGATGGCCCAAAGCCGGGATGCGTTATGGTAAATTGGTAATTTCCGCGTCCCTAAAGCTTAGTCCCCCAATATCGCCCCAGAAGTTAACATCAGGTTTTTTACGGCCAGCCCCAAGCTACAATAAACGGGCAACAAAAGTTCATCAAAACTCAATCCCCTGCTGGGCTTTAACTCCTGCGGCATAGGGATGCTTAACCTCAATCATCTCTGTGACAAGATCTGCCTGATCAATTAACTTCTGACTGGCATCTCGCCCCGTCAACACCAAGTGGACATGTGAAGGGCGCTCACGAATCAATTTCAGTATCCGATCCTCTGCAATTAACTGATGCTCTACCAAGTAGGTCACTTCATCCAACACCACCAAGTCATGCTGTCCTGCATTAATCATCTTTTCAGCCAAGGACCAGCCGGCCTCTGCCGCTCGCTTTGTTTCGTCAGGGTCCTGACGCCATGTAAAGCCACTGCCCATGACATGAAAATCAACCATATCAAGGCTTGCGCAGGCATTCGACTCACCGGTTGATTTCCCCTTAATAAACTGAATCACACAGATTTTAAAGCCATGCCCAGCGGCCCTCAACACCTGCCCTAGGGCAGCTGTGGTTTTCCCTTTACCCCTGCCGGTATAGAGTATTGTTAACGCATGCCGTGCCATTTCGACTCCATAAATGGAAAAAGGGTTTGACTTAATGCCAAACCCTTTTTCATATTCAAATCTCTACTACAAATAGTTCGCCAGAAATAATTCCCAAAGGTCGTGATATCTGAGCAAAAAAAATTGATGTTTCACCTGGATTTAGCGAGTGCTTTCACCGCTTGCCTTCTGTTTTTTTACCTCTTCAATCAATTGAGCCACTGGCATACCATCACCTGAAGTTGCTCCAGGATTGATTTCCACAAGCTTTTGCCATACTGCGATTGCACCTTGGGCATCGTTCATATCATTTAATAGAACTATCCCCTTATTAAAAGCCGCTTGCACATGCTTGGGCTCAACAGCGATTGCCCGGTCAAAAGATGCGATAGCCTCAGTCGTTTTCCCGACATTACGATACATGATCCCCAAATCAGTTAACGCATTGGCGTTATTAGGTTGCAGGGCTAAATAGCGGTTATAGGAATCAATCGATTTCACAAAATTATTGGTATCAAAATAGGTATTCCCTAACTGTAACCAAGCATCAGCGTCATTAGCATTAACAACAACCCGCTGTTCCAAAGATAAAATTGCACTCGCCTGCTGCGGGGTCAGTCCCCCTTGCGACTGCCCACTTGCTCCAGGTGGCATTGGGGAAGATGCACTGCCTCCCTGTTGCTGTTGACTGATCGAAGAACCGCCAGAATCACCGTGCAAAGAGCTATAAATCACCCCGCCAAAAAAACCTACGGCAACGGCAACACAGATAGAGACTACCAAAGTTTGCGTATTAACAGTGCCGTTATTCTGAGCCATATCCACTTTTCTCCAAGGTAAAATCGTAAAAAAACTTTTCCAAAATCGAGAGAAAAGTTTGATTGCCAAAAATCAACCAGCCGCAGGTATCAACGAATCATAGTGTTGTAAGCGATTAAACACGATGATAAGCTTAAGGTCAGAGATATATGACCATTTCCGCTCCGAGTATTTAGTCAAGCCCTCGGCGATACGAAGCGGATCAAGTGTTTGCAGCCTGATCTCCCGCAACTCCTTATAAGCGGACTGTCGATTGAGATTCAAGATATAGGCACGCACAGAGTCGAGAATTGAGTCGTATTCCATACTGCGAAACGAAGCACTCCCTCCAGAAGTCGAAGAAGTTATGTTTGAATACATCCCAAAGAGATTGTTTGAGTTAACAGCCATTCTCGATGACCCCCACCCTGACTCGATTGCACCTTGAGCGAGAATAAGACTGGGGGGTAGAACATTAACCATATCGACAAGCTCCTGAGCGCTAGTCGTCCGATACTTTTTGGTCAGGCCAAGAATAAATTTAGCCTTATCAGAGCCAAGTTGGTATTGCCAATCCAAATGTTCTTCCGAGAATAACAGCTCTTTCTTTTCGCCACCCAACTCGGCAACAATTGCCATGAGCATCTGACGCTCCTGTCGGACCTCATCCAACGCCACCATCACTGTTGGCAGGATAAGCCCAATAAACGCTTTTTTACGCTCGTCACCTTCCAACTCGCTAATTGTTTCGGGCAATCTGGGGACGACTGTCGACACCATCGGATCTATGATATCAAAATCTCCTAAGTTGAGATCAGTCATCAGCGAAGCATACTCGCTCTGAAGCGCAGCAGAACTCGAAAGGGATGTATCTACTTCGTCGCCAAAAGTATCTTTGCCGTACTCGGAACCAACGGGATGAAGTGCTAGCGCATAATCGTGAGACAGGGGGAATCGACAATCATAGGGTCCTCCCCAAACCACAGCAAGGATGACAGTCAACACCCATGCGCTCCCGATACTCGGAGCCCACTGGCAACAGCGCAAGAACAGACGCTTATGTGCTTTTATCAGATAGTCAGGCATAATAATCACGGGTACCACGGCAAAAAAACGGTTGCTCGAACATCTTAATCTCGACCAGAAACGTCTCTTGCAATGGTGCGCCAGGAGGGACTCGAACCCCCAACCTACGGCTTAGAAGGCCGTTGCTCTATCCAGCTGAGCTACTGGCGCTGAAAATACATACACCAAAAATTAAGTGTAACAGCACAAGTGTATACAGAAATGCCGATCTTTTGTCAACCTGAAGAGAACTAATGAAGGTACTAAATAAAACAACTATGAATATTTACAAGTAGTTACTCGAAACACTCATAGTTGTTTTATTCAATATAGGAACTACATAACAGGCGGGAATACTAAATTAATTGCGACAAAATCAATTCACTGCATCCGCTAGGTTGCTACCGGCCTTAAATTTAGCTACTTTCTTAGCTGCAATCTTAATAGCTTTTCCTGTTTGAGGATTCCGTCCTGTCCGTTCCGCACGTTCGGTCACAGAAAAGGTCCCGAAACCAACCAAGGTAACGGAATCACCATTAGCAAGGCATCCTTTTACTGCAGTAACAAATCCATCCAATGCTTTCTCTGCCGCAACTTGAGACAAGCCTGCTGAAGTCGCCATTGATTTAACTAATTCTGCTTTATTCATCGTGTTCTCCTTTCCAAAGGTCGGTCATTAAGAAAAAACCACATACCAATTTCGCACAGTTGCTTATCTATACGGATTATACTTACCTACCAGCATCGAAAATGGTTGTCAACTCTCCGTGCACCAATTAACCACAAAAAAAGTTACAACACGGTCTGGAAGGGGAAATACACCTCCTGCCCTTAATATTAAGGGTTTCAATAAACCTAAACCCATATGCTCCGAATGTGCTCCACTACTACACAGTTACCATTCAAAAATCATAACTACACAGGT encodes the following:
- the cobO gene encoding cob(I)yrinic acid a,c-diamide adenosyltransferase, which translates into the protein MARHALTILYTGRGKGKTTAALGQVLRAAGHGFKICVIQFIKGKSTGESNACASLDMVDFHVMGSGFTWRQDPDETKRAAEAGWSLAEKMINAGQHDLVVLDEVTYLVEHQLIAEDRILKLIRERPSHVHLVLTGRDASQKLIDQADLVTEMIEVKHPYAAGVKAQQGIEF
- a CDS encoding tetratricopeptide repeat protein, which gives rise to MAIKLFSRFWKSFFTILPWRKVDMAQNNGTVNTQTLVVSICVAVAVGFFGGVIYSSLHGDSGGSSISQQQQGGSASSPMPPGASGQSQGGLTPQQASAILSLEQRVVVNANDADAWLQLGNTYFDTNNFVKSIDSYNRYLALQPNNANALTDLGIMYRNVGKTTEAIASFDRAIAVEPKHVQAAFNKGIVLLNDMNDAQGAIAVWQKLVEINPGATSGDGMPVAQLIEEVKKQKASGESTR
- a CDS encoding HU family DNA-binding protein — protein: MNKAELVKSMATSAGLSQVAAEKALDGFVTAVKGCLANGDSVTLVGFGTFSVTERAERTGRNPQTGKAIKIAAKKVAKFKAGSNLADAVN